In the Limanda limanda chromosome 15, fLimLim1.1, whole genome shotgun sequence genome, TTTATTATCGGAGTCTCTGAAATTTAAAATCACTCAAACATCTGGTCTCTGTTGTGAGGCTCCATGCATCCATCAGTCTGTCCCTTTGACACTTAGTCCTTCCCAACCTCCACCTCACGCGATGCCGCTCAGTCCTCCAGGGCCAGTTCGTTGAGTTCCtcgtccagctcctccaggtctTCACCCGTGAACAAGTTCTCATCCACCGGtacatcctcttcttcctcctcctcctcctctcctcctgaaaGGCCGTTGGCCTCAGCGCCGCCACAAGCTCCGTTCATCTGCTCCACTGTAGACGAGCAAAGAAATAGGATGATTAAAGTTGGTTCCTGTGTGCATCAGAAATACTCCTTTTGTAATAAAAAGGTTAGTTTTCTTACAGCTCTCATCATCTGTTGGTGCGCGTTTAGTCCGAGAGGCGAAGCGGTccgtggttgccatggtaatgcCCGTGTTGTCGACCTCTTGTGGAACAAAACGGGATACGTCTATGTCCTGGTACTCTGTGGAATCAACCTGCAATAGGAAGGTAAACAGCAGGTTCAGACAGGAGAGGGACACAAGAAATAttaacatcaatcaatcaatgtaaaaaacaaacgtGAACCACACTTGGCCTGTTGCTGTGTTCCATAAAACCTAAAAATGTTCCTAAGTAAGTGTCTGTATGgggcttcatttttttttattaatacaaaaaacaaataatcgTCCTCTCACACAGAAGCACTGCTCCTGATAAGCCTGGAGCCCCTTGTCAGCATTCTGGGCTTTAAATATGTAACCCGACGCCCTGGCAGCTAGCTGGGCTTGAACAGCTGTTTACAGTCGGTCAGGAAGCCTGTGGGTGAAGGCTGTGACATCACTTTGTTGAACTGACGACACAgctatattatttatatttcgcATCACGTAAATTTCATCATCACCTCTTCCTGATCGTTTTCCTCGTCGTCGCTGGCGTATCGAGTGTCGTCGGCTTCAGCATCGTCATCGTCCACCAGCTCCGGATGGAACTCGAACACCTCACGTCCACTCACCTACACAGACAGATAAATCCATTAGTAAATGAAAATGGTACAAAGTGTAAACAGGAATCTTTTAAGAGACACGGATAACAGAGGAACTTACTATGAGTGATTTTCCAGCCTTGAAGTcagccttcttcttctccatgtCCTCCATCGCCTTGTCCGCCTGTTAAACAACAATCGTTTAGTTTGTCACATTAAGATTCATGATTTAATCCTGAAGACATGATTTCCATGGGTTCCCACCTTGTCCtgccttttcctcttcttccaggCCAGGAAAGTCTCCAGGGTGATTCGAGTCACGTTGGGACCCAGAGCCGCTCGCTGTGGGACGAGAGACAGACGTCAGCTTCAGCAGTTTAGACctaaacttgtttttctaaatcgTATTTCTGCATCTCTCCCTCCACGCCTCCTTACCTCGTtttccaccagctcctccaacGAAAtttcatcctccttctcctctttcttcttgtctttcttcaggACGAAGCCGGGCGGCAGGGCATGTCGGTACATACACTCGCCACCGCCTCCCGGACAACTCCAGAACCAGCCGTACTTATTGTTCTCTATGGCGTCCAAGAAGAATTTACACACCTGCAGACAACACAGAGGACATTGttacatataaatatttaatttctttgttaaatgttcattttcaagTTTTAAACCAGACTCACaatgtgtgttttggactgagaCTTCTTCTCAGCTTCTCCATGTTTCTTGTTGatcacctcctccagcttcttctcGTCCCAGTTGTCCATCGTATCTGAGCCGAACACAAACAGGAACCATATTAAACACGACCGGTAGAGATCAGCTGCTGAATGTTAAACAGTGTTATCATGTTGTGACCTTTGAATGCTCAATGACGACATTTCAGCATTTCATTCCGCTGAATAGTTGCTGCAGTTATATTTGCACTTTGTTCTTAAATGTACTTACATTTAAAACTTGATTTTAACCTCCGTGGCAGGGATTGTAACAGctgtctttattatttatgattaCACCCACCGCTGAGGTGTATATATAATGAAATGACAAAggtgttttcttttgtaaattTGAGTAACGcagatacaaatacatttatgtAACTTCCAATGCAAAAacgtttgttttctgttgtgaaGTGTATATATTTAACACTGCAGTTGTGCTGCTTGGTGCAGAAGCTGTTTCAGTAATTTAATACTCAACTCTGAATGTTTTGGAGTCTCTGCTCGGTGAGGGGGTCAGTTGGAATAGCAGCAGGGTGATACTGAATTATAAATTTATCTTCCCTTGTTTTATCGTTTCACTAAAGACGAACAAATCAAGTCAACTGCCAAACTGGTTTTAATTAGAAACGAATACAAAATAAGAAGCCGAGCCAACAGGAAACAGGCTTATGTTTGATAATAGCGTCTCCGCCCCAGGTTACATTTTCAGCCTTTTCATTTGACACCAAATCGTCTCAagtgatttccacaaaacttggaaggatgggacacagGCCAAGAAAGAGTTTTTTATTACTTTCTCTGACATTATGAGATGGTGGagctttgacattttcaccaatttcccagggactaattcatggatcttaatttgaaaaaggagacatatttaagggactgatatctacGTGTGAACGTGAGTCTGAGCTGAAGCCCGAAGGTGACTGTGCTGGGCAGAGGTTCACTCTCTGCTGAGCGACATTCGATTTGTAAAATGAAATGCCATCAATTCTTAAAACTGTCAGAGGGACGAATTTTTCAGACACAGAAAGTCATGATGCTGAGGCTCTGGCATAACACACTGTACAGTTATATGATGGTGTCACGGACGCTGGGCACCAACCTTTCTCCAGTTCGTCATCTCTTTCGTCCACATAGAGACTTCTCTTCTCACATTTCCTCTCCACCGACAGGTCGTGGCTGAACTTGCACTTGTCCCCTTTAGTGCACTGACCCTGCTTGAAGAACGCACACAGCACTGACTTTGGGTCGACGCCTGCAGAGAAGAGGGGATAGTTTGTGATGATCTGTTCAGCAGGTTAGGTCAATAAAGACTTGATGCAGAGCAACACAATGTGATTAGGTAACAAGTCACTGTTGTGTCACAGCCGTGTGTTTGTTACCTATTGCGACTTTCTGGGCAACGACGACGGGTTTAAACAGCTCGTTGAGTTCGTCCAaatctttcttcttttcagcTTTCTTGTTGGTTCCATCCGCCTgggccatcacacacacacacacacgttaaatGAGGGATGTATTGTTGAGAAGAacgcacaacaacacaccagGGGACTGAAAACTCATTACAATCTAGTCGACCagacaaagagaggaaaaggaatGTGGTGATAATGTTCGATCTGGGGAAACTTCCAACATGAGACAGTCGGGGGGtatgaagggatggagggagttGCTCTGACCTGTTTTGCAGCTGGTCCTCCTGTTTTCACTTGATGAACAACAGTCTTGATGAACTTCTGCTGTTTGCCCCCTTTCTTGTTCTTCAAGCCAAACGTCTTGtcctaagaaaaaaaaaaaggacaagtAATCATCAGTTTCACGACTTCACCAACAGACGAACAAGAATCAGTTCCCTGCACTGGTTCTCTTTCATTATTACATCAACCAAACACAAAGGACCAGGGGAAATGCATTCATAGCAGCACAGAGCTTGAAGGCCTCCACATTGACAGAGCAAACCTTTACATTATAACTTGAAGGGAAATATTGACCTTAATTATACAACAGTGCTTCTACATTCCACCATTAGATCCTAGAGACAGGCTGCATCAACCCTCAGATGTGGCTGCTGCTTGGtttttataaacacacaatctgACGTGACGTGCATCCAAATTTAAACCACACAGTGTCAACATGGACATTAAACGTGTTACGAGAAAAGAAACAGTGCTATGAAGGAATTTACAGCTGTAGCACGAGTGTGATACAGTTGTGTGCGTTTGACACACAATTCCTTGTGTGTggactgtgatgtgtgtgtgcgagttaAACAGATGATGCAATGTTTCTATTCTACGTGGTAGTTTGCCTCTCCTGTCagaaaaaacatctgcagcaaATATTGTTTGATTGTTTAATGGAGCTTCAACTTTCTCCGATTTAATATGTTAACTCTAAAGTGAGAATACCCACCAGGTTAATACACATCTGTAACAGCAGTTTCCTAAACGTTGTAATAAACTGTTTTCCTGTAGATTCTCTCCTTTATACTCacttattaataatatttacagaCTATAATCTCCATTCTCCAGTGAAGCATGTAGTTCTATTCGGTTAAAACCTCATTCTAAGACTAAATAAAGTCCATTAAGAGCCTTTATGGAGCTGACAGGTGTTTGGAATCACACTGACTCCAGGAAGAGATGGTTTCATTCGGACCTGATGATTCCTGAGGAGCTTTAAACTCTGGAAACTTCTCTGAACACTTCACTTATCACATCATGGTCAACTCGTCGCTGGGAACCAGTTCCCTCATGTGTCCCGAGGGCCGATGGGAACCAGGCCCGGATCCACTCGCTCCAGCTCCATTAACCACACATTAAACAATTCGGGTTATTAGAGTAAAGAATAAACAGATATATGAAGATGATGCTTCTGGGTTCCGCTGCAGACTTTAGGCTCATTAGCTCCCGGAGATAAGAGCCTGTGTGGCTGCTCGGCCCTGTTAGCATCCCGGCCTTCGGACAGCTGCTAGCTCCCGTAATGTGACCTCACTGTGATTTAAACTAATCCAAGAGGAAACTGGATTCATATTAAAAGTTTATAAACACTAACAGCCGTTCAGAAACCATGTTAACTTCGCGGTTCCCTCGTGACGACGCGTGCTAGCTTCGGTCAGAGAGCGGTTAGCTAGCTGCCCGGCTAGCTTCCCGGCTAGCCCCGCCATGCTCACACTCGTGTAGTTCCCTTCCTACCTCAAtgatcttctccttcttcttctcctgggtCTTCTTGTTGCCCCCGACCGGAGCGGGCTTCTTCGGGGGCATCTTGGCTCCGGGTCACCTGCGTTCAACCAGCGATGTTAATTCCAAAGTGCAGTTTGCTGAAGGGACGTCGCCTCCACATTTAGCTCGTTTAGCCAGATGTTGCTACCGAACCTGCGCGGAGCAGCTCAACCGACACATGTGAGCCAGGGACGTACGTTGACGTCATCGCGCTCACCGAGAGGCATGATGGGTAGTGTAGTCCATACCACAGACTATATATAAAGGTCCATGCCTATGGTCCATACACGTAGCCTACACAGGTTACAAATCGATTTTTCCATGGAGCCTcatttcagattcagatttagattcagatttagattcagattcagtATTCGATTCAGATTCAAATTTAGATTCAGATAGGATTCAGATCAGATCATGTCAGATTCAAATTTAGATTCAGATAGGATTCAGATCAGATCAtgtcagattcagattcaaatTTAGATACAGGtttagattcagattcagactccCATTCAGATTCAGAATTCGATTCAGATTCAAATTTAGATTCAGGTTTAGATTCAgactcacattcacattcagaTCAGATTCAGATATGATTcagattcacattcacattcagaTCAGATAggattcagattcagatcagaacagattcagattcagattcacattcacatttagacatcacacaaacaatatcCAACAAGATACGTGTCAAAAAGCAGgtcaacaacaaacagaaatcaGTGAAAGACATCAAGATAAAGATTAAGGAGGTAAAATATTTACTTCATTAAATTTAGTTAATTAACTAAAACCAGATGAAAGTGTCCTAATCagaataaagaaatgaacagCAGCTTTGTATAAATGGGTTTTAAGGAGCGTTTTAAAAAGGGGCGACATTCAAAGTGCCTGATCTCCTCAGGCATTCCAAAGTCGCCGGGCTCTGAAGGAAACAGCACAGTCACCTTCGGGCTTCAGCTCAGACTCAGGGACAGATAACAGAGATTTCCCCCGAGGATCTCAGGCAGCGGGTCTGGTCATAGAGGGAGAACAGCtcggagaggagggggggggggggggggaaccagaCAGGGACTAGACAGTGATCGAACATATATAAAAAATCAATTAAGTCATTTTATTGCAATATTAACCATCTATGTTGAGATCAGAAGTCATTCATTTTCAGATATCAAGTCAATATTTGTGTTACTACGCCCCCTCCCACCTTCCTCCAGCCCAGCTCCTGtcttttatttgctttatttttattctatttttactGTGTTTTAATGTCAAAGATGGAGCCTTGGGAAATCAAGACACCATTGTTATTACTGCGAGAGAGGCTGTAAAATATATAAGATACCACTGCAGATAAACATTAATAAGCCAAAAGCCTATGTAAGGAaaaagcaaatatatatatagatatatatttataaggaTGATATGAGATGAATTGTTATGTCACAGAATGATGCTCAGTGTTATAGTGTTATAATATcacaaattttttatttttataaatttttgGCTTCTCCACAGGAGGGGGACTCTCAGGGTTTGTTACTCAGGCTTCTATGTCACTACTGTGCAGTTTGGGTGTTTGACCGCTGGAGGTCAGTGTTGCAGTGTCTGTGAGGAAAGACGCTGACGAGAAgcgaagaagaagcagaattcCAGCACATTCCCTTAGAGCTCAGAGTCAGCAAGAGAACAGAAATTAGAGTTTTTACAAACAAGTGTTTAACTTTAAACAGCTGAATGGAAATTAAACTCATGTTTATAAATGGTTTATAGAGAAAAAGTCTTGATGATGGTCAGTTTCCCTCAGTTTGGTAGATTTCATAATGAGGTATGGAGTTATGAGCATGACATTATTACAGAGCCATTTACATGCACAATTCCTTTAGATCTACCAACTataaaattgttatttttattgacATGTTCACATCTTATTTTCACATATTACATCTATATGTTCAAACTGAGCTACTTGCAGTGATCACATGATTTAGATCTGTGAGTTTAAATAACCACAAAATGGTtttatacagtaataataataatgaataatactaataaaaataaatatgatagcaaaaatacagtatcaaaataaaataaaatttctagggctgcaaagcagcactgggcgggcccgagcacatgcattttgaagcgttgcatgcgttttgcctgaaaataataataaaaaccaagattcctttgatatttgaccggctcagcatcaaaggattcatggtcgatgtatgTCCAggacatcgtgttttaatggccagaacatcgtgttttcatggcgtgtaataaaactttgacgccaagccacggtcacaccgtgtcactaaaaaaaaatctgtcagtcagtttttatctccatcttgttgtgatgacactcatctcaatttgaagttgatccgatgaaaaccctggtacaagtacatcaaagtaaaaatgtggaatatggccaaaatggccactaaatgcaagatagcaggcttcctgttgtgtttttccaattgcaccaaaatacttttttgtttgtctgaataataataatccttacaataacaatggggtcctccctgacctttgatcaacaatagggtcctccctgacctttgatcagtgctcgggccctaaataaaataaaccttattagggcccgagcacagacatcaaaggtgtctggtgagaccctattgaaattgtaaggattattattattattcaggcaaattaattggctttttgagggctttaccatgctcaacttcttacaaaaatttgcagaaagttagaaagtggtgaaaatttacgtattctgaaggaattttcaatgggcgacgcaaaatggctcaacggtgccccccgagacccctgaaacgtgttcacattgaccggtcttcacaaaaatcaatatacaggtgtatcatgaccagacaaacaaaaaagtctttaggtgtaattggaaaaacacaacaggaagcctgctattttgcatttagtggccattttggccatattccacattttttgtttgatgcacttgtaccagggttttcatcggatcaactttaaattgagatgagtttcatcacaacaagatggagataaaaactgactgacagatttttttttaatcacacggtgtgactgtggcgtggcgtcaaagtttgattacacgccattaaaacacgatgttccatggaccatgaatcctttgatttcagtcttcctagatcaaaggaaactttattttatttttgttttttcaggcaAGAAGCatgcaacacttcaaaatgcatgtgctcgggcccagccagtgctgctttgcagccctagaaatttgtATGTATTGGATTTTTAGATtggtcctgttttctttttttcttccttaatTCCTGTCATTGTCTGGTTTCCCACTTTTGTGATTATCTGCGCTGCCCtaatttattcttcttattattattattattattcaggcaaatgaattggctttttgagggctttaacatgctcaacttcttaccaaaatttgcagaaagctagaaagtggtgaaaatttacgtattctgaaggaattttcaatgggcgtcgcaaaatggctcaacggtgcccccgagagccctggaacatgttcacattgaccagtcttcacaaaaatcgatatacaggtgtatcatgaccagacaaacaaaaaagtctttagttgcaattggaaaaacacaacaggaagcctgctatcttgcatttagtggccatttttattattattattattcaggcaaatgaattggctttttgagggctttaatttatatagcacctttacAAACAGGGTTTACAACGTGCTTTGGAACATTTGCACGATTGCATTCTCACTAATAGAAAGAATTAATACAGCATTGTGTCAAAgcagtaaattaaaatatagaGAATAAAAGCATTAAACTCAATaagacacatctgtaaaaacaGGCGTTAAatagtgatttaaaagaagcttTATCTCCTCAGGCAGGATGTTGCTGATCACAGAAGCAGACGGGCTCCACCTGAGGATCTGAGGCTGCTGCCACATCACGCAGGCGCTTTCAAAATGATAAGGAAAATCACAAAGTCAATTCTAAAGCAAACATCCTAACGGAGAGAAGCCAGGAATGAGGTGGTGCCGACTAATAAAACCAGtaagacaaacaaatacactatTAAGAAAACAAATTGTGCTGCAGAAACCCTGAAAGTGATGCGACGGGAAACTatgagaaaaaagaggaaaataattgTCCTGAGCATAAAACGGTTGTTAGAGAGGAAGCATCTGGCCGCGGCACATAAGGCCGCTCTCATTGCCTCTGTTTAACAGGCTGATTGTTTAGACTGCTGGTCAATTAACACACCCCTGGTATGACTGTGATTGCCTGAGTATTGGATGAAATTTCAGACCTATCTGGAAACGGTGTAGGTTGTTTGTGCTTTGGGCGGGAAATTAGGGCGaaagcagaggaaacaacaacaacaacaacaacaacaacaacaacagcagcagcagcagcagcagcaacagtagcagcagcagcagcagcagcagcaggactgcAGTCGTTTTGCAGAATCTTCTATTAAGAAGTCAACCCCCCCCATTTTTTTACCAGGAGCGTGAGCTTGTGTCCCGGCTGCAGGCGCAGAGACGACCAGCCGGGGTTTCACCGCTTCAGCTGCTGATTCAACTTGATTTAATTAGATTTCATTTAAGTTACTAATGTGATTTCATTTGGCACATTTGACGCATGTGGCCTTCGTCCATATCCTGCTTCGGTTCATCGGACAGTtcaggagatgtgtgtgtgtgtgtgtgtattgtattgtattgtgtgTAGCTTTGTGAGGACCATATTGAGCCTAgaacctacagagtgaggacattttgggaaagtgaggacactTTCAAatggctgtttgagggttaagacttggtttcaGGGTTAGAGTTAGAACTATAGGGtcaggcatttagttgtgatggttaaggttctAGGGAATGTATTACACTAATGAGCcaatgtcctcactaagatagaagtacaaggttctgtttgtgtgtgtgtgtgtattaatcaTATTGTGAGGACCTGATTCtgtttacagtcacattatggggacaaaaTCAAGTCCCCATAGAGTAGGGTTATACTATTTTGAATTGAACAGAAGGTTAGATTTAGTTTAGGATTAGCTTGAGGTTAAAGTTAGGTAAAAAAAATTAGGTTAAGGTGGGGGTTAGTTaagtagtaactatggttaaggttagactaagtctccaggaaatttATGTAAGTTAACATAATGTGCTCTGCAGTCATGGAgacacgagtgtgtgtgtgtgtgtgtgtgtgtgtgtgtgtgtgtgtgtgtgtgtgtgtgccaaacTACTGTACACAGTAACAAGCCGAAATGGGTCACACCCGCCTGCTCCTTTCAGGCTCTCATGTgctcttgtgtgttttaatgagctTTGGTTTTTTCGAGGGTATAAGCGACAACAGTTTTGGTTCCCAAATAATGGCCGTACCAGTGAGTGTGCTCTAATGAGTCCCACAGCGAGACGGTGAGTTTACTCAGTGTCCTCGGCTGCAGACGCGTTACCCGGCGTTGTGTATCAGCTCGCTCTCAACCCTATGTGCGTTTGCTTATGTCAGAGGAGTGtatggtttttatttataacacgTTTGTCATGCACGACGCCCTTACACCTCGCAGCTTACTTACAGCTGACAAATTTGAGAGTGTGTATTATAAGCAACCCCGACTCAACTCCTGACTACATGGCTGAGGGCGAGTTTTTAAGACAACAGAGGTGGGTAATATCGCCTGGAGCAACTTTCTCCCCGCGCCGCTCCTCCTCTCGGTCTGTGAGGgcctttttgtgtgtgagagcaatTTTAATAAATCACTATCTCTGCTGCGAGACCATTTTTCCCCCATAACCGCCTCCTTCATATAGTCACAAACATCGATCGCTTCTGCAGAGGGCATGCATGtcatgtgcacacagacacacacaaccacacacacacctgcagagggaaagaaaaacatctcctGCCTAATTAGCAAAGCACAACAGTTGATCTTCTTCTTGCTGTGGCATTcgagaaaacctcttccagtcCAATTTCATCTGAGGCAGTAACGGAGAGTCcttgtaccccccccccccccccatcttacTCGGCCCTCCTCCAGCTTCCAAGGACGAACCGCAGCACCTTGTCTGAGCAGGTCATCGGCTGTCAACTCCCACCCGTCAACCGGAGTTCACCTCCAGCCAGGCCACTGTGAATGGACAACAAGACGTCCCATCACGTCGCCTGCGTTTCCTCCTGCACGCCACTGGGATCTCAGCCTGATGGTCCTTGAAACCCAGGAGTTATTACCAGTTTCCATTGAGGTTTGTTTGTATGTAAGAAGCATTACACTAGAACTTGTGAGGAAGGATGTGTaacgggtcagggaagaacccattaaatataGATGTGGATCCTGATCGGGGGGGATCCAGGGATTCTTTCATCACTTACATGGCGAGTGTCATATTATTTTCCGAGCTGCACAAAAATGGAGGCAAATAGAAACAACCTGGAAAAATATCTCATCAGAAACAAACAGGTTTGAACAAAGTAGAGAAGGCAGGAGGTGAAAGTGAAAGCAGACGCAGGAGACGCAGGAGCTGGACtgaacagacaaagacaaagacaaagagaagaacagAGGCTGAACACTCAGGGGAGGACGGGATCGTTGAACACAGGTAAAACACATTAGAAACAGGTGCAGACGATCACAAGAAACCAGAAGTAGATTGAGACGCACAAAGAAAGAAGCTTTTAAATCAAATAGGAAATAATGTCGATCAGAATGCAAGATAAATCCAACGTTCATCACATGTATACAGTCCACGTTACACAAAGAGCACTTTGGTGTGGATTCAGATCAagggacagatccaggaatgtttaaacatatatttaaataactgCAGTTAATAAACAAACACCATCTGCAGATTTAGAGCAAGTGATATGAACAAAAGATTATTTTCTCAACTGCTGTTTGAAACAATGAACTTTGAACCTTAATAGCCGCTTCTAATTAGTTTTTCGTTATGCCTAATAAGTAAACATAAGGTATCTTTAATTCAAACTGTCATACGTCGCATACAGATGATGTAGAATCAAGCAACAGTATGACGAAGATAAAGATAAGTCAGTTCCA is a window encoding:
- the zc3h15 gene encoding zinc finger CCCH domain-containing protein 15 — translated: MPPKKPAPVGGNKKTQEKKKEKIIEDKTFGLKNKKGGKQQKFIKTVVHQVKTGGPAAKQADGTNKKAEKKKDLDELNELFKPVVVAQKVAIGVDPKSVLCAFFKQGQCTKGDKCKFSHDLSVERKCEKRSLYVDERDDELEKDTMDNWDEKKLEEVINKKHGEAEKKSQSKTHIVCKFFLDAIENNKYGWFWSCPGGGGECMYRHALPPGFVLKKDKKKEEKEDEISLEELVENERAALGPNVTRITLETFLAWKKRKRQDKADKAMEDMEKKKADFKAGKSLIVSGREVFEFHPELVDDDDAEADDTRYASDDEENDQEEVDSTEYQDIDVSRFVPQEVDNTGITMATTDRFASRTKRAPTDDESLEQMNGACGGAEANGLSGGEEEEEEEEDVPVDENLFTGEDLEELDEELNELALED